CCGGCATGCAGAGGAAAGAGTGTGGACAAGTACCTTTATGTGGCAATGACCGGCGCCAGCCAGAACGCACTGGCGCAAAAGGCTCATGCCAACAACCTGGCGAACATCTCCACCAATGGTTTTCAGCGCGACCTGGAGCAGGCGCGTTCGATGCCGGTGTTCGGTGACAGCTTTCCGGCGCGTGCGTTTGCCATGAGCGAACGGCCCGCCACCGACTTCACGCCGGGCTCGCTGGTGCAGACCGGACGCGACCTCGACGTCGCCGTGTCGGGCAACGGCTGGATCGCCGTGCAGAACCCTAATGGCGGTGAAAGCTACGTGCGCACCGGCAGCCTCAATATCGACGCCCTCGGCGTGTTGCGTGCCGGCAACGGCATGCCGGTCATGGGCAATGGCGGGCCGATCGCCGTGCCGCCGGAGCAGCAGGTGGAAGTCGGTGAAGACGGCACCATCAGTATTCGTGCGATGGGCGAGGGCCCGCGCGTCATGGCTGAAGTCGACCGCATCAAGCTGGTCAACCCGGACATCAAGAACATGAACAAGGGCCTGGACGGTTCGATCTACACCAAGGACGGCCAGCCTGCGCCGGCCGATGCCAACGTCAAACTGGTGTCGGGTTTCCTGGAGTCGAGCAACGTCAATGCCGTGGAAGAAATGACGTCGGTGCTGGCCCTGGCCAAGCAGTTCGAATTGCACGTCAAGATGATGAACACCGCCAAAGACGACGACCAGGCCATGGCTCGGGTCTTGCAGATCAGCTAATTATCAGAACGTCGCGCCGTAAAACAGGCGCACGAGGAGAATCGAATGCTTCCGGCTCTATGGGTTGCCAAAACCGGTCTGTCCGCCCAGGACACCAACCTGACCACCATTTCCAACAACCTGGCGAACGTGTCGACCACGGGTTTCAAACGTGACCGCGCCGAGTTCCAGGACCTGCTGTACCAGATCAAGCGTCAGCCTGGCGCCCAGTCGACCCAGGACAGCGAACTGCCGTCGGGTCTGCAAGTGGGTACCGGTGTGCGCATCGTCGGCACCCAGAAAAACTTCACCGCCGGCAGCCTGCAAACCACCGAGCAGCCGTTGGACATGGCCATCGACGGTCGCGGTTTCTTCCAGATCCTGCAGCCGGACGGCACCACGTCTTACACCCGTGACGGTACTTTCCACCTCGACTCCAACGGCCAGATCGTCAACGCCAGCGGTTTCGCCCTGGAGCCGGC
The window above is part of the Pseudomonas fluorescens genome. Proteins encoded here:
- a CDS encoding flagellar basal body rod protein FlgF — protein: MDKYLYVAMTGASQNALAQKAHANNLANISTNGFQRDLEQARSMPVFGDSFPARAFAMSERPATDFTPGSLVQTGRDLDVAVSGNGWIAVQNPNGGESYVRTGSLNIDALGVLRAGNGMPVMGNGGPIAVPPEQQVEVGEDGTISIRAMGEGPRVMAEVDRIKLVNPDIKNMNKGLDGSIYTKDGQPAPADANVKLVSGFLESSNVNAVEEMTSVLALAKQFELHVKMMNTAKDDDQAMARVLQIS
- the flgG gene encoding flagellar basal-body rod protein FlgG yields the protein MLPALWVAKTGLSAQDTNLTTISNNLANVSTTGFKRDRAEFQDLLYQIKRQPGAQSTQDSELPSGLQVGTGVRIVGTQKNFTAGSLQTTEQPLDMAIDGRGFFQILQPDGTTSYTRDGTFHLDSNGQIVNASGFALEPAIVIPNNAQTFTVGRDGTVSITVAGNAASQVIGNLQTADFINPAGLQAVGNNLFLETAASGAPQVGTPGLNGFGTTLQNTLETSNVSTVEEMVNMITTQRAYEMNSKVISTADQMLSFVTQNL